ACCAGCAGACACTATTTTAGCAAAGGGATCACATGTTCTAGGGATAATTACCAAGGTGACAGCACAATTAGCACCACTAGACATACAAATATCTCTCAGAATGATTCATACAAATCTAAGATGGgtttgattcttttttttttttttttttaagaaacctTTTCTACCCCAGATCTCCAAAAAATCAACGTGACTGGAAAAGTAGTAAAGTAATTGTTTGATAGGCACTTTAAGTCTTGACGATCTACCGCCGAGAGTTTTCTGCAAGAAAAGTGGCACTTTCAGGTCTGTAAAGCACATCGTTGCTATAATATTCAGTAGATTCTTTGAACGAGAACGTCCTTGAACAATTTAGAAAACTATACTCTTAAGTTTGAACTAAATATGGATTTGTTTAACATGTTCCACTGAGGATTGAGACCTCAACATTCGAGTGGGCCTAGAGGCGAACAGTTCGGGTTTTTTGCATTACATTGGGCATGTTAAAGACGTTTAGCGAGGCATGGATATTCGCTCAAAGCTGATGCTACAGGGTAATATGGTTTCTGATTTGACTCAGTGGCTACGAGAACACTGTACTTTAGTCCATTTCTCTGCTGTAAACAAACCAAGGACAGGAAGGGATTGCTAGGAGGAAAATTACTCTCTTTCTCGCCAGCTCTTTCTCAACTTTGTCTCTTTCAGGCCTGAAATCTCTGAGGGCAGGTTTTAATCGTCAGAGATGGAGAGTCTGCTGAAGATGGGGAGGCGACGTGTCGCGTCCAGCACAGGTGACTCGGATCCGCTCTGGCTGTCAAGGCTGCTCTGGTAGCCCTCCTGGTCGGAGAGGGAGTCCGGAGGGCTGGGTGGAGACTCGGACATGGGCCTGAAGAAGGAGGGTGTGGTGGGTGAGTGAGGACCGGGCAGATCAGGAACAGTGGTGCCACCTAAACTGGGCCCAAACAGGTTGACGAGCTCTTGACTTGAGAAAGTGAAGGGGTTGCTGGGCCACTCGTTGATGTCTTCGTTGGAAAATATGGGTGGAGGTGTGACAGAGGTTGGGCTGTCCTGGGAGCCACCTGAGCTTGGGAAACCGGCAAAACTGTAGCTGTGATGAAGGCGGGGGCGCTCCATCTTGTTGAAGGCGGAGAGAGGAGGGGGTCCGCGGCGCTCCTCTGCGTTGTGGATGAAGTGGCAACGCGGCCCATACGGGCAGTAACCAATACTGTGGAAGGTGCGACAGAGCTCGGTCTTGTACTTGGGGTGGCGATTTAGACTACGAAGCTCGTGCATCCCATGGGCAAACTGGCACTTGTCGCCATATTTACAAGTGCCATTCTCCTCGAAAGGTCTGCAGAGTTCGGTCTTATAGCGGCTAGAGTTGACCTGGCTGTTTCCGTTGGCACTAATGCATGTGATGTTGCTCGGCCTTAGACGCTCCCCGGTTTCAGAGTAGGACCGGTCACGAAAACGGTTCTCCTTGTTGTTACTGCTCCCATTCATGGAAGCCGAGCCTTCCATCTTGAGACTGTTAATAAATTGGTTCTGCATTGATTTGGAGCTGGTAACGGACACAGAGTGGCGACGCTGGTAGAGTCCCACTGAAGGAGTACCCACCACCTTCCTGTCCAGCAGGGACCCGGTGGGGTTAAAGGGGGTATTGGCACCGGTGGAGGGGACAGACTGTAAATGGGGACTGGAGAGGGGACTGTTGTAGGTCATCATCTTAttgttctgaaaatgaagaaaacaaaacaatgtctCAAAA
This genomic window from Chanodichthys erythropterus isolate Z2021 chromosome 4, ASM2448905v1, whole genome shotgun sequence contains:
- the zfp36l1b gene encoding mRNA decay activator protein ZFP36L1b, with protein sequence MTATVVSSFFDYEVTNKNNKMMTYNSPLSSPHLQSVPSTGANTPFNPTGSLLDRKVVGTPSVGLYQRRHSVSVTSSKSMQNQFINSLKMEGSASMNGSSNNKENRFRDRSYSETGERLRPSNITCISANGNSQVNSSRYKTELCRPFEENGTCKYGDKCQFAHGMHELRSLNRHPKYKTELCRTFHSIGYCPYGPRCHFIHNAEERRGPPPLSAFNKMERPRLHHSYSFAGFPSSGGSQDSPTSVTPPPIFSNEDINEWPSNPFTFSSQELVNLFGPSLGGTTVPDLPGPHSPTTPSFFRPMSESPPSPPDSLSDQEGYQSSLDSQSGSESPVLDATRRLPIFSRLSISDD